A window from Drosophila nasuta strain 15112-1781.00 chromosome 3, ASM2355853v1, whole genome shotgun sequence encodes these proteins:
- the LOC132791084 gene encoding tubulin polyglutamylase complex subunit 2 isoform X1: MNKKLSPEDAFYENLTLGLIKTLSNVPRVCNVNLERRQPLNLCQVVNWEQRHCVYLPEDMKKFYLSTDGFVLNWSYQYAPSDIRRVGYIHFPHLLQVTLLRENIENTHSVSNSTSSTTTAATSSTAPKDKSDNAPPIIMPKTKIFEINNINEVAKVCMFYESTNSNNPRFYLLELNTLSWQFLAETFSEYLRMAIAHLGLPYWELCFSSFGLPSWTEQLFLLLAPHLLEKHELRRGRIINPACEHPYNIIDPNIFRGKPKGLAKTLANSNKPHK; this comes from the exons aTGAACAAGAAACTTTCTCCAGAAGATGCGTTCTATGAAAATTTAACGTTAGGTTTGATCAAAACCCTAT CAAATGTGCCGCGAGTCTGTAATGTCAATTTGGAGCGCCGTCAGCCGCTAAATCTATGTCAGGTAGTCAACTGGGAGCAGCGACATTGTGTTTATCTTCCAGAGGACATGAAGAAGTTCTATTTGTCCACCGATGGCTTCGTTCTCAACTGGAGCTATCAATATGCGC CTAGCGATATTCGTCGTGTGGGTTATATACACTTTCCCCACCTGCTGCAGGTGACGCTTTTGCGTGAGAACATCGAGAACACGCACTCGGTGAGCAACTCGACATCTTCTACCACCACGGCGGCCACTTCGAGTACCGCACCCAAGGATAAGAGCGACAATGCACCGCCCATCATAATGCCAAAGACGAAAATCTTTGAGATCAACAACATCAATGAGGTGGCCAAG GTCTGCATGTTTTACGAGTCAACAAACTCGAACAATCCGAGATTTTATTTACTGGAGCTGAACACGCTGAGCTGGCAGTTTTTGGCCGAAACATTTAGCGAATATTTGCGCATGGCCATTGCACATTTGGGTCTGCCTTATTGGGAGCTCTGCTTTTCCAGCTTCGGCCTGCCCTCGTGGACGGAGCAACTGTTCTTGCTGCTCGCACCGCATCTACTCGAGAAACACGAGCTGCGGCGTGGACGCATAATAAATCCCGCTTGCGAGCATCCGTACAACATTATTGATCCGAACATCTTTCGGGGCAAGCCAAAGGGATTGGCAAAGACGTTGGCAAACAGTAACAAGCCACATAAGTGA
- the LOC132791084 gene encoding tubulin polyglutamylase complex subunit 2 isoform X2, protein MSGSQLGAATLCLSSRGHEEVLFVHRWLRSQLELSICADIRRVGYIHFPHLLQVTLLRENIENTHSVSNSTSSTTTAATSSTAPKDKSDNAPPIIMPKTKIFEINNINEVAKVCMFYESTNSNNPRFYLLELNTLSWQFLAETFSEYLRMAIAHLGLPYWELCFSSFGLPSWTEQLFLLLAPHLLEKHELRRGRIINPACEHPYNIIDPNIFRGKPKGLAKTLANSNKPHK, encoded by the exons ATGTCAGGTAGTCAACTGGGAGCAGCGACATTGTGTTTATCTTCCAGAGGACATGAAGAAGTTCTATTTGTCCACCGATGGCTTCGTTCTCAACTGGAGCTATCAATATGCGC CGATATTCGTCGTGTGGGTTATATACACTTTCCCCACCTGCTGCAGGTGACGCTTTTGCGTGAGAACATCGAGAACACGCACTCGGTGAGCAACTCGACATCTTCTACCACCACGGCGGCCACTTCGAGTACCGCACCCAAGGATAAGAGCGACAATGCACCGCCCATCATAATGCCAAAGACGAAAATCTTTGAGATCAACAACATCAATGAGGTGGCCAAG GTCTGCATGTTTTACGAGTCAACAAACTCGAACAATCCGAGATTTTATTTACTGGAGCTGAACACGCTGAGCTGGCAGTTTTTGGCCGAAACATTTAGCGAATATTTGCGCATGGCCATTGCACATTTGGGTCTGCCTTATTGGGAGCTCTGCTTTTCCAGCTTCGGCCTGCCCTCGTGGACGGAGCAACTGTTCTTGCTGCTCGCACCGCATCTACTCGAGAAACACGAGCTGCGGCGTGGACGCATAATAAATCCCGCTTGCGAGCATCCGTACAACATTATTGATCCGAACATCTTTCGGGGCAAGCCAAAGGGATTGGCAAAGACGTTGGCAAACAGTAACAAGCCACATAAGTGA
- the LOC132788170 gene encoding LOW QUALITY PROTEIN: anoctamin-4 (The sequence of the model RefSeq protein was modified relative to this genomic sequence to represent the inferred CDS: substituted 1 base at 1 genomic stop codon), whose protein sequence is MSSHFEVPSGKSNVFQIRIDSVEDESTSPVTEASSREDLIGSTAAESERTVEETVFQFPRFLSVPILRNPRHNSTPTTRREVVSSPAKSERMIRNSVPKQRPRRLSQDSGIVAGRLVGYAESPLNDLDLKLRPMATSVTVDNIYSFLEAERQPDSTPIAGSRPVSPKAQVRTIPLSGNAASASYTEKWLNSSMMRGSNGSYYQKSNSMAVPLPTHLETESAEPSPTQAFGPKIVGSHDEDIPGTAMRRTLGLNLSPVLVARKSIADDKVNQSYEVVDSSHSNVMNDQFGYRQLMPAERKPSTEESSIAGSYMSSRKASKSNSLTGDGNDERRISKQDREGLDPESLLFRDGRRKVDMVLAWEEEDLGVMTEAEARRRDIRRCFMDNLVKEGLEVELEDKSQSFNEKTFFLKIHLPWRLETRLAEVMNLKFPIKRFITISVKPSWDEDNVVMRNVQYWKDVWQRLTKKIQLDHSLLEGETTFKAATANGNPEEQFIVKDRATAYTSAQRSLMVMQVLIRTPYDESDRSGIRRLLNDGTYLGCFPLHEGRYDRPHSSGVSLDRRVLYQTWAHPSQWYKKQPLCLVRKYFGDKIALYFCWLGFYTEMLVYPAVVGTLCFIYGLATLESEDNTPSKEICNEYGTGNITLCPLCDKACSYQRLSESCLFSRLTYLFDNPSTVFFAIFMSFWATTFLELWKRKQSVLVWEWDLHNVEMDEENRPEFETNATTFRMNPVTREKEPYMSTWSRAIRFVITGSAVLFMISVVLSAVLGTIIYRISLVSVIYGGGGFFVKEHAKLFTTVTAALINLVVIMILTRIYHRMAIKLTNLENPRTHTEYEDSYTFKIFFFEFMNFYSSLIYIAFFKGRFFDYPGDDQARRSEFFRLKNDICDPAGCLSELCIQLAIIMVGKQCWNNFMEYLFPKFWNWWRQRKHKQATIDESHLHMAWEQDYHMQDPGRLALFDEYLEMILQYGFVTLFVAAFPLAPLFALLNNVAEIRLDAYKMVTQARRPLAERVEDIGAWYGILRIITYTAVVSNAFVIAYTSDFIPRTVYKFVYSESHTLAGYIEHSLSIFNTSDYKEEWGATSSERDPDTCQYRGYRNGPKDYEPYGLSPHYWHVFAARLAFVVVFEHVVFVLTGIMQFIIPDVPSEVKTQMQREQLLAKEAKYHHGIKRAQGDNQDIASLFRDATNRQSLAGSQTTSRGSWARRFSRLSDGLDAHVEVAARPRRSVESTVWEVSXHEEEAESDIPNNQQANR, encoded by the exons ATGAGCAGTCACTTCGAGGTGCCGAGTGGCAAATCGAATGTGTTTCAAATACGTATCGATAGCGTTGAGGATGAAAGCACTTCACCCGTAACGGAAGCCAGTTCTCGCGAAGATCTCATCGGCAGTACGGCGGCTGAGAGCGAAAGAACTGTCGAAGAGACCGTCTTTCAGTTTCCCA GATTTCTGTCTGTGCCCATACTACGTAATCCACGCCACAACTCGACACCCACAACGCGTCGAGAAGTCGTCTCGAGTCCTGCGAAAAGTGAACGCATGATACGCAACAGCGTGCCCAAGCAAAGACCGCGAAGACTCAGCCAGGACAGTGGCATAGTGGCAGGTCGTCTAGTGGGTTATGCT GAGAGCCCCTTGAATGATCTAGATCTCAAGCTTCGTCCAATGGCGACTAGCGTCACTGTGGATAATATCTACAGTTTTCTGGAGGCAGAGCGCCAACCCGACAGCACGCCCATTGCCGGCAGTCGTCCAGTCTCGCCTAAGGCCCAAGTGAGGACTATTCCATTGAGCGGTAACGCTGCGTCCGCTTCGTACACCGAGAAATGGCTGAACTCATCGATGATGCGGGGCAGCAATGGCTCCTACTATCAGAAGAGCAACTCAATGGCCGTGCCGTTGCCCACACACCTGGAAACCGAATCGGCGGAGCCAAGTCCCACACAGGCCTTTGGGCCCAAGATCGTTGGCAGTCACGACGAGGACATACCCGGCACAGCCATGCGACGCACTTTGGGCCTAAATCTCAGTCCTGTGCTGGTGGCTCGTAAGTCGATAGCAGATGATAAGGTTAATCAATCGTATGAGGTAGTCGACTCCTCGCATTCGAATGTGATGAACGATCAGTTTGGCTATCGACAATTAATGCCCGCGGAGCGCAAACCCTCCACAGAGGAGAGCAGCATTGCCGGCAGCTATATGAGCAGTCGAAAGGctagcaaaagcaacagcctGACTGGAGATGGTAACGATGAACGACGCATCAGCAAACAGGATCGCGAAGGACTCGATCCGGAGTCGCTGCTATTTCGCGATGGACGTCGCAAGGTGGACATGGTGCTGGCCTGGGAGGAGGAGGACTTGGGTGTCATGACCGAGGCGGAGGCACGGCGACGCGACATTCGACGCTGTTTCATGGACAATCTTGTGAAGGAGGGACTCGAGGTGGAGCTGGAGGACAAATCGCAGTCGTTCAACGAGAAGACGTTCTTTTTGAAAATTCATTTGCCCTGGCGACTGGAGACTCGACTCGCCGAGGTCATGAATCTCAAGTTTCCCATCAAGCGCTTCATCACCATTTCGGTGAAGCCATCGTGG GATGAGGACAATGTGGTCATGCGCAATGTGCAGTATTGGAAAGATGTCTGGCAGCGCTTGACTAAAAAGATACAGCTCGACCACAGTCTGCTGGAAGGCGAAACAACCTTCAAGGCGGCCACAGCCAATGGCAATCCAGAAGAACA ATTCATTGTCAAGGATCGCGCTACAGCTTACACCAGTGCCCAGCGCTCGCTCATGGTGATGCAAGTGCTGATTCGCACTCCGTACGATGAAAGTGATCGCAGTGGCATTCGCAGACTGCTCAACGACGGCACCTATCTGGGTTGCTTTCCTCTGCACGAGGGTCGCTATGATCGTCCACACTCGAGTGGTGTATCATTAGATCGCCGTGTGCTCTATCAGACCTGGGCACACCCTTCACAGTGGTACAAAAAGCAACCATTGTGCCTAGTGCGCAAATATTTTGGCGATAAGATTGCATTATACTTCTGCTGGCTGGGCTTCTACACAGAGATGCTGGTGTATCCGGCTGTTGTGGGCACACTCTGTTTTATCTATGGCCTGGCCACACTCGAATCGGAGGATAATACGCCCAGCAAGGAGATATGCAATGAGTACGGCACAGGCAACATCACACTCTGCCCACTGTGCGACAAGGCGTGCAGCTACCAAAGACTCTCCGAATCGTGCCTCTTCTCGCGACTGACTTATCTCTTTGACAATCCCTCCACAGTATTCTTTGCCATCTTTATGAGCTTTTGGG CTACTACATTTCTGGAACTATGGAAGCGTAAGCAATCTGTTCTAGTTTGGGAATGGGATCTACATAATGTTGAAATGGATGAGGAAAATCGACCCGAGTTTGAAACCAATGCCACCACATTCCGAATGAATCCAGTGACCCGAGAAAAGGAACCCTACATGTCCACCTGGAGTCGAGCCATACGTTTCGTCATCACAGGCAGCGCAGTGCTCTTTATG ATCTCTGTTGTGCTCTCTGCCGTGTTGGGTACCATCATCTACCGCATCTCCTTGGTCTCAGTCATCTACGGTGGCGGCGGTTTCTTTGTCAAGGAGCATGCCAAACTGTTTACTACTGTTACCGCTGCGTTGATCAATTTGGTGGTCATCATGATACTTACACGA aTTTACCACCGCATGGCAATTAAGCTAACGAACCTGGAGAATCCACGCACTCACACTGAATACGAGGATTCATATACATTCAAGATATTCTTCTTTGAGTTTATGAACTTTTATTCGTCCCTCATCTACATAGCCTTCTTTAAGGGTCGCTTCTTCGATTATCCTGGCGATGATCAGGCTCGACGAAGCGAGTTTTTCCGACTGAAAAACGACATTTGTGATCCGGCGGGCTGCTTGTCTGAGCTCTGTATACAATTg GCCATCATTATGGTGGGCAAACAGTGCTGGAACAACTTCATGGAGTATTTGTTTCCAAAGTTCTGGAACTGGTGGCGTCAGCGCAAGCACAAACAG GCCACAATAGACGAGTCGCATCTGCACATGGCCTGGGAGCAGGATTATCACATGCAAGATCCCGGACGCTTGGCGCTCTTTGATGAATACCTCGAAATGA TTCTACAATATGGATTTGTCACGCTATTCGTGGCCGCCTTCCCCCTTGCTCCTCTCTTTGCGCTGCTCAACAATGTGGCCGAAATACGTTTGGATGCCTACAAGATGGTCACACAGGCCAGACGACCTTTGGCAGAACGAGTGGAGGATATTGGCGCCTGGTATGGCATATTACGAATTATTACGTATACGGCTGTGGTCTCCAATGCCTTTGTGATCGCCTACACAAGTGATTTCATACCACGTACCGtctacaaatttgtttactcGGAATCGCATACTCTGGCTGGATACATCGAGCACTCGCTATCCATATTCAATACGTCCGATTACAAGGAAGAATGGGGAGCAACGAGCAGTGAACGTGATCCGGATACCTGTCAATATCGTGGCTATCG CAATGGACCCAAGGACTATGAACCCTATGGACTTAGTCCACATTATTGGCATGTTTTCGCTGCTCGTCTCGCTTTTGTGGTTGTCTTTGAGCATGTGGTATTTGTTCTTACTGGTATCATGCAGTTCATCATACCCGATGTGCCGTCCGAGGTAAAAACGCAAATGCAACGCGAACAGCTGCTGGCCAAGGAGGCGAAATATCATCATGGCATCAAGCGTGCCCAGGGAGACAATCAGGATATTGCCAGTCTATTCCGAGATGCCACCAATCGTCAATCGTTGGCCGGCAGTCAAACAACATCGCGTGGAAGTTGGGCACGTCGCTTCAGTCGCTTAAGCGATGGATTAGATGCCCATGTGGAGGTTGCAGCTCGACCGCGACGTTCGGTGGAGTCAACCGTGTGGGAAGTTTCCTGACACGAGGAGGAGGCCGAGAGCGATATACCCAACAATCAGCAAGCTAACAGATGA